In Kribbella amoyensis, the genomic stretch CGACCACGTTGCCCCTCGACGTGAACCAGCAGACGAAGCCGCCCGCCTGCACACCCGGTCAGCAGATCGAAGTCACCGGCGTGGACGTGAATCGGCTGGAGGACCTGACCACCGTTCTCGGCGTGAAGTCGGGCACCGCCCGCCTGGTCGGTACCTGGAACGCCGGCCGCATCGCTGTCGAGCAGCAGTCCGCGCCCACTCCGCCGGCCCCGGGGGAGCCCGACAAGGTACCGTGCCCGCCGCCGGCCGGGGGATGGCAGCCGGGCGACGCGAGTACGGCGATCACGCCGGCCCTGGACGCGTTCGTCAAGGCGCGCGCGGACCAGCTCCAGACACCCTGGATCGGCTGGCCGGAAGGCTCACCCAATCCGAAACCGGGCCAGCCGCCGAACAAGCCCAGTGTGCTCGTCGTCGGTGTCGCGCACGGCGACGTCGAGGCGATCCGCAAGGCGCTGGATCCGCTGGTCGCCGCCAATCTCTGTGTCACGAAGGTGCGGGTCAGCCAGAACGAGATCGCCGCCCAGCGCGCGGCCGTGGAGAAGCTTCCGCTCGACGACCTGCACATCACCGGCATCGGTGTCGGGGTGGGCGACCGTCCGGTGATCATCTCGCTGCGCATTCTGGACCAGCGCGCCGCGGACGTCTTCCGCCCGATCGGCCTCGACAACCTCACCTTCCAGCCGCTCGTCCGGCCCGCCCCCTGACCGATCGGATGCCGACGGCAACAGGCCGGCGCCGGCCACGCTGACGCGACGACCGACGGCGACGCGCAGTGACGTTACGGTGACCTCCGCGCGAGGTAGCCTCACAGCGGTTTTGCTCGTCGCCTCAGGAAGTTTCTCAGGGGAGGTCCTCGGGGGAGTTCGGGACGGCGGCGCGCGGGGAGAGTGGCCGGCCCCATCGGCTCTCCGGGGCGAGGTCACCTACCAGGTCTGTTGCACCAGGCCTGGAGATTGAGAGGCGCGCCGGGCAGCCGGTTCGGCTGCCCGGCGCGTCACCCCTCCACCCCCGGGCGGAACTCGGGTCAGCTCATCAGGTCGACCAGCGCGTCGCCCCGCAGCGTCCGCCCGATCCGTACCTCGCGGCCGCGCCGTTCCCGCGCGACGAGTCCGGCCATGGCCAGCTGATCACAGTGGTACGTCGCGGTACTGCGCCCGGCGTCCAGGTGATCCGCGAGGCGGCCCATCGTGGTCGGTCGCTCGAGCACCCGCAGGATCGCGGCGCGGAGTGGCCCGACGAGCAGCGTGAGGCTGTCGGTGGTCCGGTCGACGCGTTCCCGCCCGAGCCGTGCCAAGCCCGGCACCGGGTACCCGAGCCAGACCCGGTCGGGTTCGTCCAGGTTGAACACGGACGCCCCGCTCCCCGAGACGAGCGGCACCAGCGTGATCGGGCGCGCGCCCAACTCCACCCGGTACGGGAGCCGGTCGGACAGGTACACGGTCTGCTCGTGGTACCGGACGCGGGTGCTCAGGCTCGACAGCAGGACGTCGAGGGTGCCGGTCACCGAGGCGGCGCCGATCCGTTCGGTCTCGCGGGTCCGCAGGGTCGTCGACTGCTGCCAGATCGGCCCGTACGCGTGCCACGCGGCCGCGAGGACCTGGACGTACAGGCCGAGCCAGTGCCGTGGACGCCGCAGCGCCGCCCGCCATTGCCGTGGGGGATCGCCCGGCATGAGTTGGGCGACCCCGGTGGCCAGCTGGTCCGGGCCGAGGTCGGCGAGCTCGGCGAGTTGCTCGCTCACCGGTGCACCGTCGATCCCGAGCGGGGTCAGGCAGTCCGGCAGGAACGCCCGCGTCCGGTCGAACATCGGCGTCACCGCCTGGGCCGCGTCCCCGGGCAATGCACGCCGGACCGCGCTGATCCACGGCGGTGCGATGCCCTGCCGTGGTCCGCCGAGCGCGTCCACGACCAGCGAGATCAGGCTCGCCATCGGTGCCGGGGCCACGGTCACGCGCAACTGGTCCGGATCGCCGACGACCAGCTCGGTGTGCCGGAGCCGCTCGGGCGCCGCCGTGGTCACCTCGTCTGCCTCGCGCCGAATGCTGCTACCTGGTGATCCCGGGCAGCACCAACCCGTCGATCCGTCATCAGCCCCCGCTTCCCCGAATTTGCTGGCCTAGACCAGTTTAGGAGACGAAGGGTCGAGGTCCCTCAGCGGTCGTGGAAGAACTCGGTCAGCAGCCGTGCCGTGATCGCCGGCTGCTCGATCGCGGGGGAGTGGCCCGCGTCCGCGATCACCTGGGCGTGGACGCCGAGCGCGTCGGCCATCCGGTCCTGGATCTCGAGCGGCCAGCCGTCGTCGGACTCGCCGTACAGGACCTGGGCCCGGACGCCGGTCTTGGCCAGCTTGTCGGTCCGGTCGTCGGCGTCCAGCAACCGCCGGCTCATCGCGGCCAGGCTCGCCGGCGTGTTCCCGGTGAAGCGGCTCCGCAGGAACGCCGCGATGTCCCCGGCCGGCGTGACGTACTGCGGAGCCTTGCTGTCGTGGTCGAGTTTGAGGTCGTACACCTGCTCGATCGGCAGGTTCTCGAGGCCGAACGCGAGCATCTCCAGGCCCTGCCGTTTCACCTCGTCGCTGAACCCGGCCGGGCCCGAGCAGAGCAGGCTGATCGTGGAGAACACGCTGGGCTCGGCGAGGACCGCCTCCCGGGCGACCAGGCCGCCGAACGAGTGCCCGACCAGCTGGCTGTACCCACCGAGGGCCCGGCTCATCGCGACCACGTCGGCGCCGAGCTCGGCCAGCGTGTACGCCGCCGGGTCGGCCGGGCCCGGAGTTTCGTACTGGCCGCGCTGGTCCACCGCGACGG encodes the following:
- a CDS encoding ArsR/SmtB family transcription factor produces the protein MTTAAPERLRHTELVVGDPDQLRVTVAPAPMASLISLVVDALGGPRQGIAPPWISAVRRALPGDAAQAVTPMFDRTRAFLPDCLTPLGIDGAPVSEQLAELADLGPDQLATGVAQLMPGDPPRQWRAALRRPRHWLGLYVQVLAAAWHAYGPIWQQSTTLRTRETERIGAASVTGTLDVLLSSLSTRVRYHEQTVYLSDRLPYRVELGARPITLVPLVSGSGASVFNLDEPDRVWLGYPVPGLARLGRERVDRTTDSLTLLVGPLRAAILRVLERPTTMGRLADHLDAGRSTATYHCDQLAMAGLVARERRGREVRIGRTLRGDALVDLMS
- a CDS encoding alpha/beta fold hydrolase, whose translation is MSTPRTLTLPDGVQPVTLETDRGNFATLTAVPDVGTPLGTVLLVPGWTGSKEDFTPLVDHLARYGWRTVAVDQRGQYETPGPADPAAYTLAELGADVVAMSRALGGYSQLVGHSFGGLVAREAVLAEPSVFSTISLLCSGPAGFSDEVKRQGLEMLAFGLENLPIEQVYDLKLDHDSKAPQYVTPAGDIAAFLRSRFTGNTPASLAAMSRRLLDADDRTDKLAKTGVRAQVLYGESDDGWPLEIQDRMADALGVHAQVIADAGHSPAIEQPAITARLLTEFFHDR